One segment of Dolichospermum sp. DET69 DNA contains the following:
- a CDS encoding transposase: protein MGVQQVLLSPDNETKTVLEYLCQQSGKIYNSGVYFARQTFFKTGKLLTNKFDLIYEKSISKSLVAQSMPSVPMQQTLMSVAESFKSFKELRSLFLKGQLHFKPKVPDYLTGSKLFKVAYPNSGGQPPTLINGQLRFSLGLTVRRWFGISDFFLTMPSNIAYSKVKEFTILPKNEAFYLEISYEVERQKHDLDISQALSIDLGTADNLAACVDTLGNSLLIDARSMKAMNQLWNKKVSTRKENKPEAYWDNWLDRVTRKRNHQMKDGINKAAKLIIDHCLKYSIGTLVIGWNEGFKSNANMGKLNNQKFVQMPLGKLKDRLKQLCDLHGIRFQETEESYTSKASFLDGDSLPVYGQKPEGWKASGKRVKRGLYQSANGSIVNADLNGAANILRKVASNLSLDLGSLGRRCLTNAARIRLWVLPKSILSVESQCL, encoded by the coding sequence ATGGGGGTCCAACAAGTTTTATTATCCCCAGATAACGAAACAAAAACGGTATTAGAGTATCTTTGTCAACAATCAGGCAAGATTTATAATAGTGGTGTTTACTTTGCTCGACAGACATTTTTCAAAACTGGAAAGTTGCTAACTAACAAGTTTGATTTGATTTACGAAAAATCTATCAGTAAATCACTTGTAGCTCAATCAATGCCGTCAGTCCCGATGCAACAAACTTTGATGTCAGTAGCTGAAAGTTTTAAATCTTTTAAAGAATTACGCTCTTTGTTTCTCAAAGGTCAATTACATTTTAAACCTAAAGTACCAGATTACTTAACAGGTTCTAAACTTTTCAAGGTCGCTTATCCAAATTCAGGAGGACAACCCCCAACATTAATTAACGGGCAACTTAGATTTTCTCTAGGATTAACTGTTAGACGATGGTTTGGTATTTCTGATTTTTTCCTAACAATGCCTTCAAACATTGCTTACTCAAAGGTTAAAGAGTTTACTATCCTCCCTAAGAATGAGGCTTTTTATCTGGAAATTTCTTATGAAGTCGAGAGACAAAAGCATGATTTAGATATTAGCCAAGCTCTGTCAATTGACTTAGGAACTGCCGATAATTTAGCTGCTTGTGTTGATACTTTGGGTAATTCTTTATTGATTGATGCTCGTTCGATGAAAGCAATGAATCAGTTATGGAATAAGAAAGTATCAACCCGTAAAGAAAATAAACCAGAAGCTTACTGGGATAATTGGTTAGACAGAGTAACCCGTAAACGCAACCATCAAATGAAAGATGGCATTAATAAAGCTGCAAAACTAATTATTGACCATTGCCTAAAGTACAGCATTGGTACATTAGTAATTGGCTGGAATGAAGGTTTTAAATCTAATGCCAATATGGGTAAATTAAACAATCAAAAGTTCGTTCAAATGCCTTTGGGTAAACTCAAAGACCGACTAAAACAATTATGTGATTTACACGGAATTAGATTTCAAGAAACTGAAGAATCTTATACGTCAAAAGCATCTTTCTTGGATGGAGACTCCCTACCCGTTTATGGTCAAAAACCAGAAGGGTGGAAAGCATCGGGTAAGCGCGTTAAACGTGGATTGTATCAGTCAGCTAATGGTTCAATTGTTAACGCTGATCTAAACGGCGCAGCGAACATTTTAAGAAAAGTAGCCAGCAATCTAAGCTTAGACTTAGGCTCACTGGGTAGGCGTTGTTTGACGAACGCAGCGAGAATTAGGCTTTGGGTTTTACCTAAATCTATTCTGTCAGTAGAATCTCAGTGTCTTTAG
- a CDS encoding Ppx/GppA family phosphatase, with protein sequence MVNLISANTGNISNQSVHKNQMIAAIDIGTNSLHMVVVEIEATLPSFTIIAREKETVRLGDRNLITGELKPEVMSKAIACLGRFKTLAHSLGVDSIVAVATSAVRESPNGKDFLHQVETEVGLSVDLISGPEEARRIYLGVLSGMEFNNKSHIIIDIGGGSTELILGDSEEPRSLTSTKVGAVRLTGELVKSDPISESEFKYLQAYARGMLERAVEEIQGKLKIGDSPQLIGTSGTIETIATIHAREKLGLVPSTLNGYQFSLQDLRTWVNRLRKMTNVERGAIAEMPEKRSEVILSGAVILQEAMTLLGVESLTVCERSLREGVIVDWMLTHGFIDNRLRFQSSIRERSILKTAKKYQTNLEHSQRVAEFALSLFDQTQGQIHHWGADERQLLWAAAILHNCGHYISHSAHHKHSYYLIRNGELLGYNETEIEIIANIARYHRKSPPKKKHDSYRNLLHREHRQMVNQLSAILRLAVALDRRQIGAISHIQCEYFLNFKEFKMFIFPSMINDECALEMWSLDYKKGIFEEEFGLKFVATLMNR encoded by the coding sequence ATGGTAAATTTAATTTCGGCTAACACAGGAAATATATCCAATCAATCAGTTCACAAAAACCAGATGATTGCAGCCATTGATATTGGTACAAATTCTTTACACATGGTGGTAGTAGAAATTGAAGCTACCCTACCATCTTTTACTATTATTGCTAGAGAAAAGGAAACAGTAAGATTAGGCGATCGCAATTTGATTACTGGAGAATTAAAACCAGAAGTGATGAGTAAAGCGATCGCTTGTTTGGGAAGATTTAAAACCCTTGCCCATAGTTTAGGCGTAGATAGTATTGTCGCGGTTGCTACTAGTGCCGTCCGTGAATCTCCCAACGGTAAGGATTTTCTGCACCAAGTGGAAACTGAAGTCGGTTTAAGCGTTGACTTAATTTCTGGACCGGAAGAAGCCCGACGCATCTATTTAGGTGTGTTGTCGGGGATGGAATTTAACAACAAATCGCATATTATTATTGATATTGGTGGTGGTTCTACAGAATTGATTTTAGGAGACAGTGAAGAACCCCGTAGTCTTACTAGTACGAAAGTCGGTGCAGTGCGTTTAACAGGGGAATTAGTCAAATCAGATCCCATTAGCGAAAGCGAATTTAAATACCTTCAAGCTTATGCGAGAGGAATGTTAGAACGGGCTGTAGAAGAAATTCAAGGAAAACTCAAAATTGGCGATTCTCCCCAGTTAATCGGCACATCTGGGACAATAGAAACCATTGCTACCATCCACGCCCGGGAAAAATTAGGACTTGTTCCTTCTACTCTCAACGGCTATCAATTCAGTTTGCAGGACTTGCGAACCTGGGTAAATCGCTTACGCAAGATGACCAATGTAGAACGGGGAGCGATCGCCGAGATGCCAGAAAAAAGGTCAGAAGTGATACTTTCAGGGGCAGTAATTTTACAGGAAGCCATGACCTTATTAGGCGTAGAATCTTTAACAGTCTGTGAGCGATCTTTGCGGGAAGGGGTGATTGTAGATTGGATGCTGACACATGGTTTTATTGATAATAGACTGCGGTTTCAAAGTTCCATTCGGGAACGCAGTATATTAAAAACTGCCAAAAAATACCAGACTAATTTAGAACATAGTCAACGAGTTGCGGAATTTGCCTTGAGTTTATTTGACCAAACCCAAGGACAAATACATCATTGGGGTGCAGATGAACGTCAATTACTATGGGCTGCTGCAATTTTACACAATTGTGGTCACTATATCAGCCATTCAGCACACCACAAACATTCATACTACTTAATTAGAAATGGTGAATTACTGGGTTATAACGAAACCGAAATCGAAATTATTGCCAATATAGCCCGTTATCATCGCAAATCTCCCCCCAAGAAAAAACATGATAGCTATCGAAATCTACTCCACAGAGAACATCGGCAAATGGTTAATCAACTCAGCGCCATTTTAAGATTAGCTGTGGCTTTAGATAGAAGACAAATAGGGGCTATTTCTCATATTCAATGTGAATATTTTCTCAATTTCAAAGAATTTAAGATGTTCATCTTTCCATCCATGATTAATGATGAATGTGCTTTGGAAATGTGGAGTTTAGATTACAAAAAAGGCATTTTCGAGGAAGAATTTGGGTTAAAGTTTGTGGCAACATTAATGAATAGATAA
- a CDS encoding type II toxin-antitoxin system HicB family antitoxin translates to MTLNNYNFNGFTINLYIDEQGDWLAHFQEIPNISAFGDTPEEALQELKLAWEIVKEDYQQKGKEIPFAPVRRKLYSS, encoded by the coding sequence ATGACTTTAAATAATTATAATTTTAATGGCTTTACAATTAATTTATATATTGATGAACAAGGAGATTGGTTAGCACATTTCCAAGAAATACCTAACATTTCAGCTTTTGGTGATACTCCCGAAGAAGCTTTGCAAGAACTAAAATTAGCCTGGGAGATAGTGAAGGAAGATTATCAACAAAAGGGTAAAGAAATTCCCTTTGCTCCTGTGCGTAGAAAATTGTACTCTTCATGA
- a CDS encoding type II toxin-antitoxin system HicA family toxin, with amino-acid sequence MTKKEKLWQKAKNSPENLTFDEFETLLIQNGWEFSRQKGSHRLWYSPSGQPLPIQPRKDGKAKLYQIQQFFEYQEGNQ; translated from the coding sequence ATGACTAAAAAAGAAAAACTATGGCAAAAAGCTAAAAATAGTCCAGAAAATCTAACTTTTGATGAATTTGAAACTCTCCTCATTCAGAATGGGTGGGAATTTAGTCGTCAAAAAGGAAGTCATCGTTTATGGTATTCACCTAGTGGCCAACCTTTACCAATTCAACCTCGTAAAGATGGAAAAGCAAAACTCTATCAAATTCAGCAGTTCTTTGAATATCAAGAGGGAAATCAGTAA
- a CDS encoding DUF3854 domain-containing protein, protein MHLPSLHPQHLEELVKSGGINLDLIRLNFKSLQGNNAYEYLLISDQLPRTNTGMIKNAWLQRYSHITEGGWWCSGLDPLNNWQKMEWGCFKPNQPRQNQKGKSIKYEHPPSTPTRIFCLRISLEIWQQVGQRYNLKLPENITINHDGEAEGFWSWVIKNKISIVICEGVKKAAALLSQGYAAIAVPGITSGYRVIKDEFGKVTRRQLIPDLAAFTTTKRNFYICFDFETQAKKIAAVNNAISQLGCLFQQQNCPVKVVELPGKEKGVDEFIIAKGVIAFDKIYRQSLDLDIYIAQTKPHTELTIPAALTVNRPYLGNIAFPTSGLVGVKSAKGTGKTTALQSIVQQAKSRNQPVLLITHRIILGRFLCEKIGIQWGIDHAAWSIEADEIPIKCPLPITPSLGLCVDSIWKLKPEDWQGAILILDEVEQSLWHLLNSNTCKQKRVKILRIFQQLISTVLTTGGLIIAQDADLSDVSLEYLQTLAGIKLTPWVVINEWKPEKGWDTTFYDSPNPTPLIHQLELDLIAGRKCYVTTDSRAGRYSCETIERYLKERLQKLRREFPETLVVSSHTTNTPGHAAVDFIAAINQKITDYDTVFVTPSLGTGISIDVQHFDRVYGIFQGVIPDSEARQALARVRDNVPRIVWCAKRGIGLIGSGSTNYRLLSHWYQENQKENLALLSPLHKIDVDLPLVYDPIHLRTWAKLSARVNASIRLYRQSMQDGLITDGHQIQMRSNEVQNNILRDLRLAFFATEPSDLENRKRLIVEIVKVQKDWAQSLQKSKEIKRKIKEIKQQNQLSAANSVATAKNIDYVEYEQLLTKHSLSNVERHQVDKYILKQRYGIVVTPQLKLQDEKGYYGQLLIHYYLTHESEYFHVKDQQEWSQQLLWGEGQVFLPDLRTYTLKVEAMRALGMLQILETARVFKENDPDLIWLKNVAGQSSKHIKRALGIDLVRGKESVSGIKLLSRLLGLLGLKLQQINDGYTIDLETLNDGRDKIFTIWHHRDDLMLTSLHNMEREMVNLPEKSQHEAVLIS, encoded by the coding sequence ATGCATCTGCCTTCTTTACATCCACAACACCTTGAAGAATTAGTCAAGAGTGGTGGTATAAACTTAGACTTAATTCGTTTAAATTTTAAATCGCTTCAAGGCAATAATGCTTATGAATATCTGCTAATTTCTGACCAACTCCCTCGCACCAATACAGGGATGATTAAAAATGCTTGGTTACAGCGTTATAGCCACATTACAGAAGGTGGTTGGTGGTGTTCTGGACTAGACCCCCTTAATAACTGGCAGAAGATGGAATGGGGATGTTTTAAACCCAACCAACCGCGACAAAATCAAAAAGGTAAATCAATTAAATACGAACATCCTCCCAGCACACCCACACGCATATTTTGTTTACGCATATCCTTAGAAATTTGGCAACAAGTTGGACAACGTTACAACTTAAAATTACCGGAAAATATTACTATTAATCATGATGGAGAAGCCGAAGGTTTTTGGTCATGGGTAATTAAAAATAAGATATCCATTGTGATTTGCGAAGGTGTGAAAAAAGCCGCAGCCCTTTTAAGCCAAGGATATGCTGCTATTGCTGTTCCTGGGATTACTAGCGGTTATCGAGTTATTAAAGATGAATTTGGCAAAGTTACCCGTCGGCAATTAATCCCCGACTTAGCAGCATTCACAACTACAAAACGCAACTTTTATATTTGTTTTGATTTTGAAACACAAGCTAAAAAAATTGCGGCTGTGAATAACGCTATTTCCCAACTGGGTTGTTTATTTCAACAACAAAACTGCCCTGTTAAAGTTGTCGAACTGCCAGGAAAAGAAAAAGGAGTTGATGAATTTATCATAGCTAAAGGTGTCATAGCCTTTGATAAAATTTATCGTCAAAGTCTAGATTTAGATATTTATATTGCCCAAACCAAACCCCATACAGAGTTAACAATTCCCGCAGCACTTACCGTTAACCGTCCTTATTTGGGAAATATTGCTTTTCCTACCTCTGGCTTAGTGGGAGTAAAATCAGCCAAAGGTACAGGTAAAACCACAGCATTACAAAGCATTGTTCAACAAGCAAAAAGCCGCAATCAACCAGTTTTACTAATTACCCATAGAATCATATTAGGACGGTTCTTGTGTGAAAAGATTGGCATTCAATGGGGAATTGACCATGCAGCATGGAGTATAGAAGCTGATGAAATACCTATTAAATGCCCTTTACCAATTACGCCATCTTTGGGATTATGTGTAGATTCAATTTGGAAATTAAAACCCGAAGATTGGCAAGGGGCAATATTAATTTTAGATGAAGTTGAGCAATCCTTATGGCATTTACTCAATAGTAATACCTGTAAACAAAAACGGGTGAAAATTCTCCGCATTTTTCAACAATTAATTTCTACAGTTCTCACAACTGGAGGTTTGATAATTGCTCAAGATGCCGATTTATCAGATGTATCTTTAGAATATTTACAAACTTTAGCAGGAATTAAATTAACTCCTTGGGTAGTTATCAACGAATGGAAACCAGAAAAAGGTTGGGATACCACTTTTTATGATTCTCCAAATCCTACACCCCTAATTCATCAATTAGAATTAGATCTAATTGCTGGAAGAAAATGCTATGTAACTACCGATAGTCGGGCTGGACGTTACAGTTGTGAAACTATTGAACGTTATTTAAAAGAACGTTTACAAAAACTTAGAAGAGAATTTCCAGAAACCTTAGTAGTTAGCAGTCATACTACGAATACACCTGGCCATGCAGCCGTTGATTTTATTGCTGCTATTAATCAGAAAATAACTGATTATGATACTGTTTTTGTTACCCCTAGTTTGGGAACAGGAATTAGTATTGATGTCCAACATTTTGACCGAGTTTATGGCATTTTTCAAGGGGTAATTCCTGACTCAGAAGCCCGTCAAGCCTTAGCAAGAGTGCGGGATAATGTCCCCCGCATTGTTTGGTGTGCTAAACGCGGTATTGGCTTAATTGGCAGCGGGAGTACAAATTATCGGTTATTATCTCATTGGTATCAAGAAAATCAAAAAGAAAATTTAGCTTTATTAAGTCCATTACATAAAATAGATGTAGATTTACCTCTTGTTTATGATCCTATTCATTTACGCACTTGGGCAAAATTATCTGCCAGAGTCAATGCTTCTATTCGGCTTTATCGGCAATCAATGCAAGATGGATTGATAACTGATGGTCATCAAATTCAAATGCGAAGTAATGAAGTGCAAAATAATATTCTTCGTGATTTGCGTTTGGCATTTTTTGCCACTGAACCTAGTGATTTAGAAAATCGCAAACGCTTAATTGTAGAAATTGTGAAAGTCCAAAAAGATTGGGCGCAAAGTTTGCAAAAATCCAAGGAAATTAAACGCAAAATCAAAGAAATTAAACAGCAAAATCAATTATCAGCCGCAAATTCTGTAGCTACTGCTAAAAATATTGATTATGTAGAATATGAACAGCTATTAACTAAACATTCTCTCAGTAATGTAGAACGTCATCAAGTAGATAAATATATCCTCAAACAAAGATATGGGATTGTAGTTACTCCCCAACTTAAATTACAGGATGAAAAGGGCTATTATGGACAATTATTAATTCACTATTACCTAACTCATGAAAGTGAATATTTTCATGTTAAAGATCAGCAAGAATGGAGTCAGCAGTTATTATGGGGTGAAGGTCAGGTTTTTCTCCCAGATTTAAGAACTTATACGCTCAAGGTGGAAGCTATGCGGGCTTTGGGAATGCTGCAAATTTTGGAAACAGCAAGGGTATTTAAGGAAAATGATCCTGATTTGATTTGGTTAAAAAATGTGGCTGGACAAAGCAGTAAACACATTAAAAGAGCTTTAGGAATTGATTTAGTCAGAGGTAAAGAATCTGTTTCCGGAATTAAGCTATTAAGTCGGCTTTTAGGGTTGTTGGGTTTGAAATTGCAGCAAATAAATGATGGTTATACAATTGATTTAGAAACCCTAAATGATGGTAGAGATAAAATATTTACAATTTGGCATCACCGGGATGATTTGATGTTAACTTCCTTACACAACATGGAAAGGGAAATGGTTAATTTACCTGAAAAATCTCAACATGAAGCTGTACTCATAAGTTAA
- a CDS encoding tetratricopeptide repeat protein has product MNKNINFDVVNALHQQGLDHYHSGNYQQALANFDAALELYANFAIAYINRGNIFHILGNYEKAIVDYNQCIKINPNFAEAYHNRGNSYYALQDYHGAITNYNRSLEINPKFGAAYYNRGLVYARIQDYHQAIADFNQALRIVPDDVPAYSERGLAYSNLGDYENAITNYNQALQINPALVLVYGFRANAHHQMGNYENAIIDYNQALQIDPRLVTAYYGRGRVWEAMQDFINAIADYTQAIEISPEFAPAYCKRGDAHKLLGNIQTAIQDYNQALKIDSDFLAAYYHRGSSRYIAKDFTGAISDFTEALRLDSQSAVFYSDRANARYALKDYQKAISDYTQAVIINPNVAEDWFNRGRSRFLLGELNTALTDLNQAIQLQPRYSLAYLVRADIHRNLGNQLEAITDLRKSADLYSQSGNTRYYQEITNLISRISNSFS; this is encoded by the coding sequence ATGAATAAAAATATAAATTTTGATGTTGTTAATGCTTTACATCAACAGGGTTTAGACCATTATCATAGCGGTAATTATCAACAAGCACTGGCTAATTTTGATGCTGCTTTAGAATTATATGCTAATTTTGCGATCGCTTATATTAATCGCGGGAATATATTTCATATTTTAGGTAATTATGAGAAAGCTATTGTTGATTATAATCAATGTATAAAAATCAATCCTAATTTTGCAGAAGCTTACCATAATCGTGGTAATAGTTATTATGCTCTGCAAGATTATCACGGAGCAATAACTAATTACAATCGTTCTCTAGAAATTAATCCTAAATTTGGTGCAGCTTACTACAATCGGGGTTTAGTTTATGCCCGTATTCAAGATTATCACCAAGCAATTGCTGATTTCAATCAAGCATTAAGAATAGTTCCTGATGATGTTCCAGCATACTCTGAACGGGGTTTGGCATATAGCAATTTGGGAGATTATGAAAATGCAATTACTAATTATAATCAAGCATTACAAATTAATCCCGCATTAGTTTTAGTATATGGTTTTCGAGCCAATGCACATCATCAAATGGGAAATTATGAAAATGCCATTATTGATTATAATCAAGCATTACAAATTGACCCTCGTTTAGTTACAGCTTACTATGGACGGGGTAGGGTGTGGGAAGCTATGCAGGATTTTATCAATGCCATTGCAGATTATACCCAAGCCATAGAAATCTCCCCGGAATTTGCCCCAGCATATTGCAAACGGGGTGATGCTCACAAGTTGTTAGGTAATATACAAACAGCAATTCAAGACTATAACCAAGCATTAAAGATAGATTCAGATTTTTTAGCCGCTTATTATCATCGGGGCAGTAGTCGTTATATAGCTAAAGATTTTACTGGAGCAATTAGTGATTTTACTGAGGCTTTACGATTAGATTCCCAGTCTGCTGTCTTTTATAGCGATCGCGCTAATGCCCGTTATGCCCTGAAAGACTATCAAAAAGCCATATCAGATTATACTCAAGCAGTCATCATTAACCCTAATGTAGCTGAGGACTGGTTTAATCGGGGTCGTAGTCGCTTTCTATTGGGAGAATTAAATACCGCATTAACAGATTTAAATCAAGCAATACAATTGCAACCACGTTATTCCCTAGCCTATTTAGTCAGAGCAGATATACATAGAAATTTGGGAAATCAGCTAGAAGCAATTACTGATTTACGCAAATCTGCTGATCTTTATTCTCAGTCAGGAAACACGCGATATTACCAGGAAATTACCAATCTGATTTCCAGAATTTCTAACTCGTTTTCATGA
- a CDS encoding orotate phosphoribosyltransferase, with protein sequence MSYSTQTPSNLDIWATTTDLTTLRHKLLDLFCQLAYQEGDFVLSSGQRSSYYINGKQVTLHPQGALAMARLLLPLLPEDTQAVAGLTLGADPIVSAVSVVSVYENKPIPALIIRKEAKGHGTMAYIEGPNLPQGAKVVVLEDVVTTGQSALKAVERLQTAGYTVDRVISLIDRLQGGGALYESAGLQFEALFTIEDLQKRYREINL encoded by the coding sequence ATGTCTTATTCCACTCAAACCCCCAGTAACCTAGATATTTGGGCAACTACTACTGATTTAACTACTCTCCGTCACAAGCTACTAGATTTATTTTGCCAGTTGGCGTATCAAGAAGGTGATTTTGTTCTTTCCTCTGGACAACGGAGTTCTTACTATATTAACGGTAAACAAGTCACACTCCATCCCCAAGGCGCTTTGGCTATGGCCAGATTATTGTTACCACTGTTACCGGAAGATACTCAAGCTGTAGCTGGGTTAACCTTGGGGGCTGATCCTATTGTATCAGCAGTAAGTGTAGTTTCTGTGTACGAAAATAAACCAATACCAGCTTTAATTATTCGCAAGGAAGCCAAGGGACATGGGACAATGGCTTACATTGAAGGTCCGAATTTACCCCAGGGTGCAAAAGTCGTAGTTTTGGAAGATGTGGTAACAACTGGACAATCTGCGCTCAAGGCTGTGGAGCGGTTACAGACTGCTGGTTATACCGTAGATAGGGTAATTTCTCTGATAGATAGATTGCAAGGCGGTGGGGCGTTATATGAGTCGGCTGGGTTACAGTTTGAAGCTTTATTTACAATTGAGGATCTTCAGAAACGGTATCGAGAAATTAATTTATAA
- a CDS encoding fasciclin domain-containing protein has translation MNSLFNKTVSIAIAATTLFVSAPTLAEIKPMAKPATPVTQTNTVGTIVEVASSNPVFTTLVAAIKAAGLVETLSGQGPFTVFAPTDAAFKALPKGTLARLLKPENKATLVKILTYHVVPGAITSKIIKTGNVKTVEGASVQIKVRKGRVTVDNAKVIKADVKASNGIIHVINKVLLPPDVKL, from the coding sequence ATGAATTCTCTTTTTAATAAAACAGTTAGCATCGCTATAGCTGCAACAACTCTTTTTGTGAGCGCCCCTACATTAGCAGAAATAAAGCCTATGGCTAAACCTGCTACACCAGTTACCCAAACAAATACTGTAGGGACAATTGTCGAAGTTGCCAGCAGCAACCCTGTTTTTACAACACTGGTAGCAGCTATTAAAGCCGCTGGTTTGGTAGAAACCCTCTCTGGTCAAGGTCCATTTACCGTATTTGCACCTACAGACGCAGCATTTAAAGCTTTACCAAAAGGAACTTTAGCAAGACTCCTTAAACCAGAAAATAAAGCCACCTTAGTCAAGATTTTGACCTATCATGTAGTTCCTGGGGCAATTACTTCCAAAATTATCAAAACTGGTAATGTCAAAACAGTTGAAGGTGCTTCAGTTCAAATTAAAGTTAGAAAAGGTCGAGTAACTGTAGATAACGCCAAAGTAATTAAAGCAGATGTCAAAGCTAGTAACGGTATAATTCATGTAATTAATAAAGTGCTACTTCCACCCGATGTGAAATTGTAG